One Niabella beijingensis DNA window includes the following coding sequences:
- a CDS encoding DUF481 domain-containing protein, whose translation MDRICLILLFSLLQQAAAAQFNDSVNHYLNAGLSGTLNQSAGNKNYLLNNAVKYGFYKRKSGLNFNAGWIYGQNNDGVTNNDFTTALDFNIYRDTASRFNYWGLTAYTTSYSLKINNQFQGGLGGAYKLVDNPRLYLRVSDGILFEQSDIIRPDSIRERYNTFRNSLRLQLKWYPYRILSFESTSFWQPSLKNSSDYIITCQLGLNLRLIKWLSLSTNLNYNRLSRTNKENLLFTYGLVFERYF comes from the coding sequence ATGGACAGGATATGTTTGATATTATTGTTTTCACTGCTGCAGCAGGCTGCTGCAGCCCAGTTTAACGACTCTGTTAACCATTATCTGAATGCAGGGCTTTCCGGTACACTTAATCAGTCAGCAGGCAATAAAAATTACCTGCTGAACAATGCCGTTAAATATGGCTTTTACAAACGGAAGTCCGGACTGAATTTCAATGCCGGATGGATCTATGGACAAAATAATGATGGGGTGACCAATAATGATTTTACAACAGCGCTGGATTTCAATATTTACAGGGATACCGCATCCCGTTTTAACTACTGGGGACTGACGGCCTATACCACCAGTTATTCCCTTAAGATCAACAACCAGTTCCAGGGTGGGCTGGGCGGGGCCTATAAGCTGGTGGACAATCCACGCCTTTATCTGAGGGTGAGCGACGGGATCTTATTTGAACAAAGCGATATTATACGCCCGGACAGTATAAGGGAGCGTTACAACACGTTCCGGAACTCGCTGCGGCTGCAATTGAAGTGGTATCCCTACAGGATCCTATCCTTTGAAAGTACATCGTTCTGGCAGCCTTCACTGAAGAACAGCAGCGATTATATCATTACCTGTCAGCTGGGATTGAACCTCCGGCTGATCAAATGGCTTTCTTTATCCACCAATTTGAATTATAACCGGCTCAGCCGTACCAATAAGGAGAACCTGTTGTTTACCTATGGGCTGGTGTTTGAGCGCTATTTCTGA
- a CDS encoding SDR family NAD(P)-dependent oxidoreductase yields MLLENKIAVVYGAGGSLGGAVARAFAQEGAMVWLTGHKAEPLQPVYEAILRSGGKAATAVVDALDNRAVEQHLDQLERAPDISFNLIGLEDRQDMPLTEMGLEDFIRPVNRAMRSQFITATAAARRMKQQQSGVILSLTATPGGIGYPLVGGFGPACCAIESFSKNLAAEVGPYGVRVMNIRSGGSPDSNVFREFSSMYPEQSEEVLGKMRNDTMLKTLPEMQDIAHAAVFICSPLAPTLTGTTIDLTVGTTSALNHRTAVRDPTDDNAQSFFNPKYQSQ; encoded by the coding sequence ATGTTGCTCGAAAATAAAATTGCGGTAGTATATGGAGCCGGGGGCTCCCTGGGCGGCGCCGTCGCCCGTGCCTTTGCACAAGAGGGCGCAATGGTGTGGTTAACGGGTCATAAAGCGGAGCCGCTGCAGCCGGTATATGAAGCGATCCTCCGATCCGGGGGAAAAGCAGCAACTGCCGTAGTGGATGCACTTGACAACCGTGCAGTGGAGCAGCACCTCGATCAGCTGGAACGCGCACCGGACATCTCTTTCAACCTCATCGGCCTTGAAGATAGACAGGACATGCCGCTGACCGAAATGGGGCTTGAAGATTTTATCCGCCCGGTAAACAGGGCCATGCGTTCGCAGTTTATTACCGCCACTGCCGCTGCCCGGAGAATGAAGCAGCAGCAAAGCGGCGTCATCCTTTCCCTTACCGCAACTCCGGGGGGTATCGGCTATCCGCTCGTAGGCGGCTTCGGACCTGCCTGCTGCGCTATTGAAAGTTTTTCAAAAAACCTGGCCGCCGAGGTGGGCCCCTATGGTGTCCGGGTAATGAATATCCGTTCAGGAGGATCGCCCGATTCCAATGTATTCCGGGAATTTAGCAGCATGTATCCGGAGCAGTCTGAAGAAGTCCTTGGAAAGATGCGCAATGACACCATGTTAAAGACGCTTCCGGAAATGCAGGACATCGCACATGCGGCCGTCTTTATCTGCTCACCTCTTGCACCTACGCTTACCGGCACTACGATTGATCTTACCGTTGGCACCACCAGCGCCCTCAATCACCGCACTGCTGTACGGGACCCAACCGACGACAACGCGCAATCATTTTTCAATCCGAAATATCAATCGCAATAA
- a CDS encoding efflux RND transporter periplasmic adaptor subunit: MKKAFSIAIVLLITLYSCSDKNGNKASENPDPPEASGTRPDSTAREDNETTAILNEAQLKSVGIELGAIENKQLTNTLKVNGMLRVPHQNKASINSLYSGVIKAIYVQPGDHIRRGQTIATVTNPQFLQAQSEYLGTNARIQLAEQELKRQKDLVEGNAGALKNLQAAEANLRTLQTQRATLAQQIRLMGVNPAGISNGRMASVLAITSPISGVVSTIGVEMGSYVDISTMVAQVIDNSSLHVDLYVFEKDLPKVKDNQQIHFTITNSPDREYDARIFSKSASFEGETKAVTAHAKVTGDKTGLIDGMNITAVISLDKNVSAAVPAEAVVQNAGQDYIFVLKEKKTDAAKNETDYVFEKIPVAKGTTDVGFSGITPLKPIAPDAKIVTRGAFFVMAKLTNTGEEE, encoded by the coding sequence ATGAAGAAAGCATTTTCAATTGCAATCGTTTTGCTGATCACCCTGTATTCCTGCAGCGATAAAAACGGGAACAAGGCATCCGAAAACCCTGACCCGCCAGAAGCTTCCGGCACAAGGCCCGACAGTACGGCCCGGGAAGACAATGAGACCACTGCCATTTTAAATGAAGCACAGCTTAAAAGTGTGGGCATCGAATTGGGGGCCATTGAAAACAAACAGCTGACCAATACCCTGAAAGTAAATGGCATGCTTCGGGTACCGCATCAGAATAAGGCATCCATCAACTCGCTTTACAGCGGCGTGATCAAAGCCATTTATGTACAGCCGGGCGACCACATACGCCGGGGGCAAACCATCGCCACCGTAACCAATCCCCAATTCCTGCAGGCGCAAAGTGAATACCTGGGCACCAATGCCCGCATACAACTGGCAGAACAGGAACTGAAACGCCAGAAAGACCTGGTGGAAGGCAATGCCGGCGCGCTTAAAAACCTCCAGGCTGCAGAAGCCAACCTGCGCACGCTGCAAACACAACGCGCCACGCTCGCACAGCAGATCCGCCTGATGGGCGTTAACCCGGCAGGGATCAGCAACGGCAGAATGGCATCGGTGCTTGCCATTACCAGCCCTATCAGCGGCGTGGTGAGCACCATTGGAGTGGAAATGGGCAGCTATGTAGACATCAGTACCATGGTAGCGCAGGTCATCGATAACAGCAGTCTTCATGTGGACCTTTATGTTTTTGAAAAAGATCTGCCAAAGGTGAAAGACAATCAACAGATCCATTTTACCATTACCAACAGTCCGGACAGGGAATACGACGCACGGATATTTTCGAAAAGTGCTTCCTTCGAAGGAGAGACCAAGGCCGTAACTGCTCATGCTAAAGTAACCGGCGATAAAACAGGACTGATCGATGGCATGAACATAACGGCAGTGATCAGTCTTGATAAAAACGTATCGGCAGCTGTGCCGGCGGAGGCTGTTGTACAAAATGCAGGGCAGGATTATATTTTTGTGCTGAAAGAAAAGAAAACAGATGCAGCAAAAAATGAAACCGATTATGTTTTTGAAAAAATACCTGTGGCAAAAGGAACTACAGATGTGGGCTTCAGCGGTATTACCCCACTGAAGCCGATTGCACCGGATGCAAAAATAGTAACCCGGGGTGCTTTTTTTGTAATGGCAAAACTTACCAATACCGGGGAAGAGGAATAG